A genomic window from Montipora capricornis isolate CH-2021 chromosome 8, ASM3666992v2, whole genome shotgun sequence includes:
- the LOC138013507 gene encoding uncharacterized protein encodes MAEDALKAAKTDRRTAKSAFTRCGKSLAKLIESKRPEQEVREGLNKLQLVFDSLVAKHESYSRLIEDDEEYEHEEIWIESCHEEFMTMELSAKMYMDNFLSKGENPSKVHDISDIQSTSVTELGSEGMSNIPAKDSAPETSLNGNDNPVSAFQATNEISEVPGGGVSGNELAGVNPDKSDDKVISPDAANHPGITCGFKMEKPRMPKFAGDVREYAIFRSDFKHTIESKYSKRDAITFLRSCLQDKPLALIKGIGSDYDAAWEYLDSIYGDPRFVSDTVTQDIVKFRSLQPGEDARFCDLVHLVNRSYNTLKEVGNQNDMNNSHMLSIIEQKMCPDDRKVWSRDLERQGEKATLEKLMKWMTVEMKSRMRATAPLRSASHQRSINHVRVDESSRKIRHKCWYCKNSSHWPDQCHKFAALSVEERLKTAKENHVCFSCLKPAGREHRSDNCSRRQKCTRTENGKECTYFHHPLLHRSTTVKVSVTSLASQREALLPVLRVNIYGQNGFQKQGNVLLDSGAQVSLVREETATMLGLKGKDMSVTITKVGGEEETIKTKVYKVPVSSPDKAQMFSIKAISIPSISEDVSAVQVKPMTRLLGLESEKIWRGQGAIDLLIGIDHAHMHTGQTKQSGHLVARNTPLGWVIFGSSSEDVPVSGLICHVQLATPVDISDFWRTEVMGVEVKPCVCDADKLTQMEREEAEIISESCQKRDSQWMVPYPWKKDPILLPNNKSLAMKRLESTEKRLKKNPELAAAYDKQMKEMSDMNFSRKLSKEELEKYTGPVHYIPHHAVIRPESKSTPVRIVFNSSSVYQGHALNDFWLKGPDLLNSLFGVILRFREREVALIGDISKMYHRVLIPERDQHVHRFLWRNFNTQREPDVFVKTVLTFGDKPAPAMAQTALRKTAEEKRDEYPEAAETLIKNSYMDDICDSVDTVKQAKKLTQDIDKVLESGGFAVKGWTSNKAFTETQNLEIGFKTPQAEREGRVLGLVWNCNTDEFRFKVKLEFLTPTDPSVHLKPKITKRRILSQVARIYDPIGFAASFIIRAKIGMQELWKLGLNWDDELPCNVQEKWIQLFTEMKELDGIGFKRCLVPPEADELPSLCVFADASQEAFGACAYIRQKTKENTYEVTFVAAKSRVAPLKQLTIPRLELQAAVLASRLAKSILDESRIQFESVKFLTDSTITLAWIQCASRSFKPFVSSRVGEIQSKSDPSQWKHIPSEENVADDLSRGLRVQQLTGRWMNGPRFLTLPEEQWPVQTVMPSPAEHNMERRHVNAVSAASQVDIGNVIDPNVFTSWRKLIRITAWLGRLAEKIRSRRNQLEGREGPLMPEELAKAEILWIRSAQRSLQKRLENGEFKTLSPFVDGKGIIRVGGRIDKAIVSYEEKHPALLPSNHRISLLIISHMHNCGHPGVATTTAKSRRKYWVLKANKLSKAVKFKCVTCRRIAHKNETQLMADLPALRLAPYTPPFYYTACDYFGPYSVKVGRNKTAKHYGVVFTCLNTRAVHVEMAVDCSTMEFLQVLRRFFAIRGQPAVMISDNGSQFVGAERELGEMVRGLSREEIQNFCAEKGMHWKFTTPAAPHQNGCAEALVKTCKNALKRAIGSQLLTPFELYTVFLEVANLVNQRPIGRIPNDPDDGKYICPNDILLGRASSEVPQGPFKETQNLRHRIEFLQKIVDSFWKRWNRDVFPSLVPRKQWQIERRNVKVNDIVTVADSNAVRGKWCTGRIMEVYPGPDGRVRNVKVKTSTGVYSRPVTKVAVICPAEEE; translated from the coding sequence ATGGCAGAAGACGCTCTGAAAGCCGCGAAAACCGATCGGAGAACCGCGAAATCAGCTTTTACTCGGTGCGGAAAATCTTTGGCAAAACTAATCGAAAGTAAAAGACCAGAGCAGGAGGTAAGAGAAGGCTTAAATAAACTGCAGCTAGTCTTTGACAGTCTTGTAGCAAAACACGAGAGTTATTCGCGTCTAATTGAAGATGACGAGGAATATGAACACGAGGAAATTTGGATAGAAAGCTGCCACGAAGAATTTATGACAATGGAGTTAAGCGCAAAAATGTACATGGACAACTTTTTAAGTAAAGGGGAAAATCCTTCGAAAGTTCATGATATCTCAGACATACAAAGTACGAGCGTTACAGAATTAGGAAGTGAAGGAATGTCAAATATTCCAGCAAAGGATAGCGCCCCAGAAACAAGTTTAAATGGCAATGATAATCCTGTTAGCGCCTTTCAAGCCACAAACGAAATTAGTGAAGTTCCTGGAGGCGGTGTCTCTGGAAACGAATTGGCGGGGGTAAACCCAGACAAAAGTGATGACAAGGTGATAAGTCCCGATGCTGCCAACCATCCAGGTATTACTTGCggttttaaaatggaaaaacCTAGGATGCCAAAGTTTGCTGGCGATGTAAGGGAGTATGCGATTTTTCGCTCAGATTTCAAACACACGATCGAGTCCAAGTACAGTAAAAGGGACGCAATAACTTTTCTTCGATCCTGCTTGCAAGATAAACCCCTGGCGTTAATTAAAGGGATAGGTTCCGACTATGACGCAGCATGGGAATATCTGGATTCTATCTACGGGGATCCAAGATTCGTGTCAGACACTGTTACACAAGAtatagtgaaatttagatcctTACAACCGGGAGAAGACGCACGATTTTGCGACCTAGTGCATTTAGTTAACCGAAGCTATAATACCCTAAAGGAAGTCGGAAACCAAAACGACATGAACAATAGTCACATGCTTTCAATCATAGAGCAAAAAATGTGCCCTGATGATAGGAAagtttggtcacgtgacctggaGCGACAAGGAGAAAAGGCCACTTTAGAGAAATTGATGAAATGGATGACTGTCGAAATGAAGTCACGCATGCGCGCTACTGCCCCATTACGATCTGCTTCACATCAGAGATCGATAAATCATGTTAGGGTTGACGAGTCGTCACGCAAGATAAGACACAAATGCTGGTACTGCAAAAACTCATCCCATTGGCCTGACCAGTGTCACAAATTCGCCGCGCTCAGCGTGGAAGAGCGTCTGAAGACCGCCAAAGAAAATCATGTTTGCTTCAGTTGCCTAAAACCAGCCGGACGAGAGCATCGAAGCGACAACTGCAGTAGGCGACAAAAGTGCACCCGAACCGAAAATGGAAAAGAATGCACATATTTTCATCACCCACTGCTTCACAGAAGTACGACAGTTAAAGTAAGCGTTACATCACTTGCCAGCCAACGCGAAGCTCTTTTGCCCGTGTTAAGAGTCAATATCTATGGTCAAAATGGTTTCCAAAAACAAGGAAACGTTCTGCTCGATTCAGGAGCTCAAGTGAGCTTGGTACGTGAAGAAACAGCTACAATGCTGGGACTGAAAGGAAAAGACATGTCGGTGACCATTACAAAGGTTGGAGGGGAAGAAGAGACCATCAAGACCAAAGTCTATAAAGTCCCTGTATCATCGCCTGACAAGGCACAGATGTTTTCCATCAAAGCGATAAGTATCCCTTCCATAAGTGAGGATGTATCAGCAGTTCAAGTCAAACCAATGACCAGACTCCTTGGGCTTGAAAGTGAGAAAATTTGGAGAGGTCAAGGTGCCATCGACCTTCTGATAGGGATCGATCACGCACATATGCACACAGGCCAGACAAAACAATCTGGGCATTTAGTCGCAAGAAATACCCCGCTGGGATGGGTGATATTTGGTAGTTCATCTGAAGATGTACCAGTCAGTGGCCTAATCTGTCACGTCCAGTTAGCAACACCAGTGGATATATCGGATTTTTGGAGGACCGAGGTGATGGGAGTTGAAGTTAAACCGTGTGTCTGCGATGCCGACAAACTGACGCAGATGGAAAGAGAAGAAGCCGAAATAATTTCTGAGTCATGTCAAAAGAGGGACAGCCAATGGATGGTACCTTACCCTTGGAAAAAGGATCCGATATTGTTACCAAATAACAAATCGCTGGCGATGAAACGGCTGGAATCAACAGAAAAACGCCTTAAGAAGAACCCCGAACTAGCGGCGGCATATGACAAGCAAATGAAAGAGATGAGCGACATGAATTTCTCAAGAAAGTTATCGAAAGAAGAATTGGAGAAGTACACGGGACCAGTGCATTATATACCGCACCACGCTGTTATTCGACCCGAAAGCAAAAGCACTCCTGTAAGAATAGTGTTTAATTCCTCATCAGTTTATCAGGGACACGCCCTTAATGACTTCTGGCTAAAGGGACCCGATTTGCTGAACAGTTTGTTTGGAGTCATCTTAAGATTCCGAGAAAGAGAGGTAGCACTGATCGGGGATATATCAAAAATGTATCACCGTGTGCTTATCCCGGAAAGAGATCAGCATGTTCATCGCTTCTTGTGGAGGAACTTCAACACACAGAGAGAGCCTGATGTGTTCGTGAAGACAGTTCTTACATTTGGGGACAAGCCAGCACCAGCCATGGCACAAACAGCGTTAAGAAAGACAGCTGAAGAGAAAAGAGATGAATATCCTGAGGCAGCCGAGACTCTCATCAAGAATTCTTACATGGACGATATTTGTGATTCCGTAGACACCGTGAAGCAAGCCAAGAAACTAACCCAAGATATAGATAAAGTTCTTGAGAGCGGAGGATTTGCTGTGAAAGGGTGGACATCGAACAAAGCCTTCACAGAAACGCAGAACCTCGAAATAGGATTTAAAACCCCCCAGGCAGAAAGAGAAGGAAGAGTTCTAGGATTGGTGTGGAATTGCAACACAGATGAGTTCAGGTTCAAAGTTAAGCTGGAATTCCTGACCCCAACAGATCCTTCAGTGCACCTCAAGCCGAAGATCACTAAACGAAGAATCTTAAGTCAAGTAGCCCGTATTTATGATCCCATTGGATTCGCCGCTTCCTTCATTATCAGAGCCAAGATCGGGATGCAAGAGCTGTGGAAGCTTGGCCTTAACTGGGATGACGAGCTTCCATGCAATGTGCAAGAAAAATGGATTCAGTTATTCACAGAAATGAAAGAGCTTGACGGAATTGGTTTTAAAAGATGCTTGGTTCCTCCCGAAGCTGACGAATTGCCGTCGTTGTGCGTTTTTGCTGACGCGTCACAAGAAGCATTTGGTGCGTGCGCATACATCCGCCAGAAGACGAAAGAAAACACCTATGAAGTAACCTTTGTAGCAGCCAAATCAAGAGTAGCACCTCTGAAGCAACTCACCATCCCACGCCTGGAATTGCAAGCTGCAGTTCTCGCCTCACGCCTCGCGAAATCCATATTAGACGAAAGTAGAATACAATTTGAATCTGTCAAGTTTCTGACTGATAGCACCATCACTCTGGCATGGATTCAATGTGCTTCCCGGAgctttaaaccgtttgtctcgTCGAGGGTCGGGGAGATTCAAAGCAAGTCAGATCCAAGTCAATGGAAACACATACCCAGTGAGGAAAATGTAGCCGACGATTTATCAAGAGGACTACGTGTGCAACAGCTGACAGGAAGATGGATGAACGGTCCAAGGTTTCTGACACTCCCTGAGGAACAATGGCCAGTCCAAACAGTTATGCCAAGCCCAGCAGAACACAACATGGAACGTCGCCATGTTAATGCAGTCAGTGCAGCATCACAGGTTGATATTGGAAATGTAATCGATCCGAACGTTTTTACCAGTTGGCGGAAACTGATACGCATAACGGCATGGCTGGGGAGATTAGCAGAAAAGATACGCTCTCGAAGAAACCAACTTGAAGGACGCGAAGGACCTCTCATGCCCGAAGAATTAGCAAAAGCGGAGATATTATGGATCAGAAGTGCACAGAGAAGCCTACAGAAGCGACTGGAGAATGGCGAATTCAAGACATTGAGCCCATTTGTTGATGGCAAGGGAATAATCAGGGTTGGAGGGAGAATCGACAAGGCAATCGTGTCATACGAAGAGAAACATCCAGCACTGCTCCCCAGTAACCACAGGATATCCCTCTTGATCATAAGCCACATGCATAATTGCGGACACCCGGGAGTAGCAACCACAACGGCTAAGTCAAGACGGAAGTATTGGGTGCTAAAGGCCAACAAGCTCAGTAAAGCAGTGAAATTTAAATGCGTTACTTGTCGAAGAATAGCACACAAGAACGAAACACAGTTAATGGCAGATTTACCAGCACTTCGATTAGCCCCATACACTCCACCATTTTACTACACGGCATGTGACTACTTCGGGCCTTACAGCGTCAAGGTAGGACGAAACAAGACAGCGAAGCACTACGGTGTGGTGTTTACATGCTTGAACACAAGGGCAGTACATGTGGAGATGGCCGTTGACTGTTCTACCATGGAGTTTCTGCAAGTTCTCCGTAGATTTTTTGCGATTCGCGGTCAACCTGCAGTGATGATAAGTGACAACGGTTCACAGTTTGTCGGTGCGGAGAGGGAGCTGGGTGAAATGGTACGAGGTTTGAGCCGAGAAGAGATTCAAAATTTTTGCGCAGAGAAAGGCATGCACTGGAAATTCACGACACCTGCTGCCCCTCATCAAAATGGCTGCGCAGAGGCGCTCGTCAAGACTTGCAAGAACGCTCTAAAGCGGGCCATTGGCAGTCAATTGCTGACACCATTCGAGTTGTACACGGTGTTTCTAGAGGTAGCCAATCTTGTTAATCAACGGCCAATCGGAAGGATTCCAAAcgaccctgatgatggcaagtACATATGCCCTAATGATATTCTCCTTGGGCGAGCGTCATCTGAAGTACCACAAGGACCATTCAAAGAAACACAAAATCTGCGCCACAGAATTGAGTTTCTCCAGAAAATCGTTGATTCATTCTGGAAGCGTTGGAATCGAGACGTTTTTCCATCCCTAGTACCGAGGAAGCAGTGGCAAATTGAACGACGAAACGTGAAAGTCAACGACATCGTTACAGTGGCTGATAGTAATGCCGTTCGAGGCAAGTGGTGCACAGGCAGAATCATGGAAGTCTACCCAGGACCGGACGGTCGAGTACGAAATGTCAAAGTCAAGACGTCGACTGGCGTCTACAGTCGTCCTGTTACTAAAGTTGCTGTGATTTGTCCTGCGGAAGAAGAGTGA
- the LOC138013879 gene encoding dynein regulatory complex protein 10-like produces the protein MAPIDSPRHSDIWLRSGKQSPQHQHHRKSGMDPCKVLEPKLKTMESLEAERIMTVFQDALKRMQIVTILPHVLEALPRYSVILGQELMAQMETHLRLQDSFKDLTSELNPLLEQQKDGSMKTKMINSEVEQSRRDTVIHQAAIIAQGIKKSLRNILRSFKKNPKSIDAILSSNLKRNVENSLLMKSMTSLMTIITERLLTTPFEQQEKMSYLLDVIRREKKTHSTKEKLEVQYNKAVKAKEAEIAERDAIIVELQNKLQLLQKINLDQQQKTLTEALKQTSVDTKLSKAQIAKYHEDILGCRKTIKEHRSNHRENEIYLRKRTFKMATEVYNWVQKYDADLETRQDEFDLYTRMYEADKADLAQLQSRFEVLEKQYNAIMEERRLMEEETARKAKEEQENTNAAKIIQAAWRAYQFRKAVAKKAKKDKKTGKKGKDNK, from the exons ATGGCACCTATAGACAGCCCTCGTCATTCGGATATTTGGCTCAGAAGTGGAAAGCAATCTCCAcaacatcaacatcatcgtAAAAGTGGGATGGATCCCTGCAAAGTCCTTGAGCCTAAACTCAAAACAATGGAGTCCCTCGAAGCAGAGCGGATTATGACGGTATTCCAAGACGCATTGAAGCGAATGCAAATCGTGACCATACTTCCTCATGTGTTGGAGGCCTTGCCGCGTTACTCGGTTATTTTAGGCCAAGAATTAATGGCCCAAATGGAAACTCATTTAAGACTTCAAGACAGTTTCAAAGATTTGACATCTGAATTAAACCCACTTCTTGAGCAGCAAAAAGATGGAAGCATGAAAACTAAAATGATCAACTCCGAAGTGGAACAGTCAAGAAGGGATACGGTTATACACCAAGCTGCGATCATTGCGCAAGGAATTAAGAAATCTTTGAGGAATATACTTCGTTCTTTCAAAAAGAATCCCAAGTCAATTGACGCTATTTTAA GCTCTAATCTGAAGCGAAATGTGGAAAATTCCCTCTTAATGAAGTCAATGACATCATTAATGACTATCATAACAGAGAGACTGCTAACAACACCCTTTGAGCAGCAAGAGAAGATGTCTTATTTACTGGATGtaatcagaagagaaaagaaaacacaCTCTACTAAAGAGAAGCTTGAAGTCCAGTATAACAAAGCTGTTAAAGCGAAAGAAGCTGAG ATCGCTGAACGTGACGCTATTATCGTGGAGCTTCAAAATAAATTACAACTGCTACAAAAGATAAACTTGGATCAGCAACAGAAGACTTTGACAGAAGCATTGAAACAAACGtcagtggacacaaaattgtccaAGGCACAGATTGCTAAATATCACGAAGACATTTTAGGATGCAGAAAAACAATAAAGGAACACAGGAGCAATCACCGGGAAAATGAGATCTATCTAAGAAAG CGAACCTTTAAAATGGCGACTGAAGTCTACAACTGGGTACAAAAATACGATGCAGACCTCGAAACAAGGCAG GATGAGTTTGATCTTTACACGCGCATGTACGAAGCCGATAAAGCCGACCTGGCTCAGCTTCAGTCGCGGTTTGAAGTCTTAGAAAAACAGTACAATGCCATTATGGAGGAACGAAGGCTAATGGAAGAAGAAACCGCAAGGAAGGCAAAGGAAGAGCAAGAAAACACTAACGCAGCTAAGATTATACAAGCAGCTTGGCGAGCCTATCAGTTTCGAAAAGCCGTagcaaagaaagcgaaaaaggacaagaaaacaggaaaaaaaggaaaagataacAAGTGA
- the LOC138058878 gene encoding uncharacterized protein — MNSFILVLVPLMVFAFPNALAITCYTCIPDQNTMRTCTTPEELRSMECPTPNVNMSMNVPGMNMSMNVSGVNISLTYDACLTTRIVANVPNLGQLTSYYLSCGMQNNGSTASMPNCSMSQSGICEVAEGALMGTGITIVSCDNTCCTTDNCNEVEQPSTTPSTNEETTMASTTSGMDQVRPQFLGLLMMFAGILFRKIDQPF, encoded by the exons ATGAACAGCTTCATTCTGGTTTTAGTTCCTTTAATGGTCTTTGCGTTCCCTAACG cTCTAGCGATAACTTGCTACACGTGCATCCCGGACCAAAACACAATGAGAACGTGCACTACACCAGAAGAATTAAGATCAATGGAGTGTCCAACACCCAATGTGAATATGAGTATGAATGTGCCAGGAATGAATATGAGTATGAATGTGTCAGGAGTGAACATATCGCTGACATATGACGCTTGCCTCACCACCAGAATTGTTGCAAACGTTCCGAACCTCGGTCAGTTGACCAGTTATTACCTGAGCTGTGGGAtgcag AATAACGGTTCTACTGCATCCATGCCAAACTGTTCTATGTCTCAAAGCGGCATCTGTGAGGTTGCCGAGGGAGCACTAATGGGCACCGGAATTACCATTGTGTCCTGTGACAACACGTGCTGTACAACAGACAACTGCAACGAGGTTGAACAGCCATCAACTACTCCATCAACTAATGAAGAAACGACCATGGCATCAACAACTAGCGGCATGGATCAAGTCAGGCCACAGTTTCTTGGCCTTCTCATGATGTTTGCAGGCATCCTCTTTAGGAAAATCGACCAGCCTTTCTAA